ACGGAACAATTTAGGACAacaaatttagaagaaatccttacagaaacgtacccattggctgccttTCTGTAACAATTTTAGAACATCCCAGACATTCTAAAAGTCAGTTTAGAAATGAGGCCCAGTCCAGATGCAGATCACACCGTGGAACTTGGTGTGGAATGCGCTCGGACGCAGATTTGGATATTGGAGGGGGGTGTTTTAAATGTCTAAAATCTTTTTTTAGAGAGGGGGGGTATCCCCCCCTTCTATTTTGTAAAGCACGTATCAAGCTTTAGAATGGAACAAGATCAAGCTGATAAGATAAGGCCCTGAAGATTTGTAACCAAATTGGGAGTTTGGCGCTTTGCagtgactgcatatattccaacaGTAATTACAATATATTAGAGACAGGGGATAGGGGCAGCGCAAACAAAAGCAGCCTCCCCTATCCTCAGTCCTCTGCGCTCTCCCACCTGTACAAACTTGCTCCCCACTCACCACTTCAATATGCCTGCTGAGAACGCGTGATCCAACCCCAGGCCCTTGCGGAAAAGCAAGGGCCATGCCAATGCgcctcttgagcccaagtGTCCTCTTCATAGTCAAAGCATTTAAGGGAGTTCATTGTACCAAGTTATTCAATTACATCCTTGAGCTGTTATACACCCTTTTGTATACTTTTGCAGCTTCATATATGATGTATGATAACATATGCCTGCATACACTGGATAATTGGGGCGGACTTGGTACAGGAGTAAAATTAAATTCAATTAAAAATTTACTTTTAGAACGCAATTTCTATTTGCATGGGCCATGGCTTACAGAAAGGCATTTTGGACAGGTCTACTTGTTGGACCAAGCTTGCACAGCCTCCTGCGTGCAGGCCAATTCCAAGCCATCCCAGCGGACCATTTTAGGAGACCAATTATTTCTAAAATCCTTACAGAAAGACACCCATTCTATGTCTTTCTACAGGGGGCCCTATGGCTTGTTATACAGTATAATATTATTAAGCACTTGCCAGTGAATTGCTATACAGATTTTCAAATTGTTACTTTTTTGCTTCAACAGAGTGATTACTAGCCAAGAGTTTTGATGCTTTCAGACGGAACACCTTCCTCTGTGAGCTTCCACCTCCTGTGACTACTGAGTGCCCAGATGTAGTAGGTGCTGTGGAGCTAGACCCAGGCTGTAATTGCAACAGCTGCTCCAGTGTAGCAGTAGCTGCTCTTGGCTGTGCACTTCCAGATGGCCTGGGAACAATTGGTGCTTGTCTTGAAGAGCTACCACTGGCAGCTGGATCTGTACATGTTGGCATGCTGCTTGGTGGATCCATGGACGGTGCTGTGCGCTTCTTGGCTGGCAACAATATTGGCCCTTGAACAGATAACGTGTGTCAACCTTGGCAGAAAATGTGTTTAAATGAATCCATACCTGTTGCAGATAAAGGCTGACTTGGCTGTGCTGTTGCCGCAGCCACCAATGATGGgtcagaagaagagtgaCCAAGTCTTGCCTTTTTTGCATGGAGCTTAGTCTTCTGTTGACTACTGGCCACCATTGTCCAGGCACCAATGGCATTTGGTGTAGTGGTAGGTACACCCTGGGATACTTCACAACATTAATATTCTCTTTGCACTCCGCAATCAATATCCAAGAAGAACTTACTCAACAACTCATCAGTTTGTTCTGTGCTTCCTGTTGATGAtgttggaagaggttgcatgctctgtgttgtagggactactGTCAGAATACATTGCTCCTGATCAGCAATGGTCAAGCTTTATCTAGGCTGGAGCAACGTACAATTGCTTGAGGGAGCACCAGAAACCTGTGATCCCAGTGCCTTGGCTAGGGCTAGCTTTTGAACAGCATTTGCATCTTGAGAGCATTGTTCATTTTGGCTTTTTCTCTTGCATGGCCCAGCTTTGGAAGTGGATGGTTTTGTACCCTTTGTTGAAGAGACTGCAGGGATCTCCTCCAAGTCAAGCTCATTGTGATCATTGGAGTGTGGCTGAGCAATTTCCGAGTACACAGTTTGCAAGGTTCTTTGCAAGCTCAGGAAATGGTTAGAGAGCTGTGCCTTACTATCTGCGTTAACATTCAGGGCCAGATCAATTCCCTCTGGCGCCATGATGTTGTATACAGCTACATCTTGCAGCTGCCCAGGGCAATCAACGCAACCCATGATTTGGTCAAGCTCAAGCCCAGACCAAACACTGCTCTGCAGATGGGAAAATTTGTTAGACAAACTGAGTGATGCAAACATTGAGCCATACATACTACAATGATCACAACTGAGGCTTCCACCAAGTTGAGACCAGCTGAGCCTACATTGCTGATGATCATGATTTGGCATGATGGGTTGTTGGCAAACTTCTCAACAGACCGTTGACGCTTGGTGGTAGCCATAGAGCCGTTGTACGTCACATAGTCTTTTTCTTTGAGAGTGAGCATCTGATATAATTTTCAGTCATCAAACGTGAAGTTACAAATAACTTGCAAGAAATAAGAGCACTGACCTTTGCAATGAGCGCTTGGTGCTGCTGAAATTCCATGTATATGAGAAACTTCCGCGGCTTCTTGCTGGGCAAAGGTTCTTGAACAAGCCTTGCTTTATCTAGCATACCATCCTCAAGCAATGCAACGGGTTTGGGGTTGCCAATCCAGAACCACTCAATCAGTCCCATGACACATTGCATCCTTGTGGACATCTTCTGGGGCAGATTCTCCACTGTCCAGTTGTCGGTGACTTTGTTTGTCAAGGTACCACGATCAAGCTCCTGAGCCTGCTCTTCCAGCCGTAGCGCTCCCAGCTTAGCCAGCATGCCAGCAAACTTCTGTTCTATCAGGAAGTTCTGATTTGAGATTGGTAAGTGTTGGTGTAATCAGCTTATATGGGAAAGCAAATTTGACTTACATGCCACCTGACATTCTTGCAATTGCTCCGTTCCACCTCCCCCTGTGCCTGAGACCCATTCCATGCATTCTCATCTACATCCTCATCCCCATTGTCACCCACATTGTCCTGCGCTTGCTTTCTTTTTGTCTCTTGGCAGCCTTAGCCTTTTGCACCAGTTTTGTTCTGTTATAAATCATCAACAAAGTCAGTTATTGTGTGATAGAATACGGAGACAGGAGATTATATCTGAGAGAAAGGCAAAAAAGGGCAAGACATACTTTTTGCTCTTCTGCTGTGTGTGCTCTTGATTGATGACCCGTTGCATTTCTTTCTCTTCTTCATTCATGGGTGCCCAAGCAATGAACTTCTGTACAAACAGGAGATCCAAGATTTGTCTGCCCAAATAGTCTAAGGACTCATTTGTGCAACGAATCATGatggggagaagaagcaagCGCAACATGTTTAGTGGCTGCTTTGAGACATGAATCATATGGAGGATGCTCCGCTGGTCCTCAGCCTGGTACTTgctttccagttcttccttgatcttaGCAGCGCAGGGGTTGTACAAGGGAATTTTGCCAAGTAAAAGTGCCGCTTGAAGCTCCCTTTCTACTGTGGCTTGAATTACCGCTGTGCTTGTAAGCCTCCAACTTTCATTACCAGTTGACAGCATTTCCTGCATCTTGTTCCAGACCTGAACTCCTTGCtcaccaagcaatggctggtAGCGCAGGTTTTGTCCAAGAGCAAGCAGGCACTAGTACGCACAGGCGTAACGTAATGTCAATGATGCGCTGGTGTATAACATAGTCAAATGACTTACTTTGAGCGACGTAAACAATGGTGTGGCGGTTGCTCCAatcaccaaggacaaggactgAGTAATGAGCTGAACCCCTTGTTGAGTGTGACTGCTGTTTCGGAGATTGTGTATCTTGTCCACAGCTGCCACCCAAAAGCGCATTCCAAAGAGTGAGCCTGCATTGCTGATCCCTGCCTTGAAAGCAGGTGTCTTGCCCTTAGCTTTGTACTCCCTTGCATCTTTACCCTTGAATGCAGGAGGGAGCTGTAAGCACCGTTTTGCTTCCTTTGCAATAGCCTGATAAGGTCACCGGATTTATTTAATAGTTCTACCAGCATAGTCAATGAATGTACACTTACCAATAGGTCTGCAATGATAACCACTCGCCCTGCATGCTCCAAGTCTTGTCCAGCTGCAGCGCGGTATGGACCTGTTGGGTCACTGCAGAAGCTCTCAAGGGTGCCGCTCTCAACTGAGTACCGGACAGGAACAAAACTACCAAGCTGGGTAAACTTCTTCCATTGCTCCATCCATTGATTGCCAAGTGTCCGCGGAGTAATGACAATTGATGGCAAATTTGGTATGGTCTTTTGGCCTGCAAAGTATGGCAAGCTTTGCTCTACAGGTCACAGAGTCAGAGTCAACCAAACAGCACATCAGCCACACAAACGCCACTCACCTTGGATAAACATGGGTGTTGCAAGACGCTCTTTGGCTGGCAGTTCCTGTTGCTTATAGTAATGTTGGATCATGCTAATGACCCCAATGATTTGCACTGTCTTTCCAAGTCCAACATTGTTGCACAGTAAAGTTGGTTGGGTGCAATCGCCCACTCTCTGTGTGAAAGCGCCTTCCAAGATTCTGAGAGTGCCTACCACTTGATGCCAAAACGGCACCGCACAAGTTTTGGCCAGTGGAACCATGTCTTTGGCGCTTTCACCAGTGCCAGGCTCTGCAAACAGGAACTGATCCACACCTGGCAGTCCTAGCTGGGCCCACAAAGCCTCCGTGGACAAGGACTTGAGATGCGATACCCCAATATCCTCGCACCCATCCACCAAACTGTGGAGACCAGAGACACCAACTGTAGGGATAGGAAGCTTGGACTTGTCAAGACAGCCAACTCCATAGCAGTACTCCTCAACATAGTAAGCATAGGCAGCCtgcatttcttctttgcttGGACCATCTTGAGTTGACTTGCTTTTAGATTTTGACGCCGCTGGTTCAAGAGTTCCTATaagcaaataacttaaacacAAGCTGGTTGGTACTCACTCAGATCATCCTCAAGacttccaaacccaagactTGACCATAACTGCTTCAGCGTACGTTCCCTGGACAGGAAGTGAAGCTCATCAACCTCCTTTGTCCCTATTGCTATCTTCCGCCAATCAGTCAAAGCCCTTGTTGCGTCACGCAATGCCTTGGGGGATCTGAGCCTTTGAGCATCTATTATAACAATCCATTAGCTTGGCGTTTTTCATGAAGCTTGGCTTGCTTACCTTCCAGTTTACTGTTGACCTTTTGCATTCTAGCACATGATGTGGTTACCTTACGCTTTAAGCTCCGCGCAAGGTTCTCATACTTGCGCTGTGCAAAGCAACGAATTGTAGGGATCAGCTCTGGGACAACAGTCCCACGACTGCTGACCCCTGCATCGCCAAATAGGGCTCAAGCCAAAGCTGCTTGCACATCTCGTTCTTCCAGCCTTGCATGGGTGTCAGCTATAGGCACCTGATGCTCAAGAACACGCTTGGTAGCTGGACGTTCCTGCGTGTATGATTGTGGTCAAATACTGAGACGTACTTGGTCATGTAAAACTCACCCTGTTTAAGCTTCTGTCATCCTTCCAGAGATCGGCAGGAGTAGCCCCAATCTTTCCCAAAGTCTCCTCCACTTGATTCATGACGCCGCCCTTCCTGTtgattgcagccaatacCAGGTTGCGATACGCAGCATACCCATAAGGGTCCGGGCCACCTTTCTCGCCTTGAGTAGTGGACTTGATTGTCTTGCGGATTGGTATCTTCCTCACATAATCCGCCTTCCAGGTATCCCAGAAATATTGCAGGAAGCGTTCTGCAGCCTGACGCTCATGGAGCCCAAGTGCCTTCCGGCGATTTTCGGTGATCGAGGCTATCAAAGACTCGGGCATGGTGAGGCCCAGTTCCTTGCTTGAATCCAACTGTGGGTCACTGTCGCCAACTACATCAATCTCAGCATCGTAATAGTCCTCACTACCCTTTAGAGGAAACAGCCCAAAAAGCTCCCTCCACACGTTGCTTGTCCAGGGAGGGCAGGTTAACGGGTGTGACTTTCATAGCAGCAGCTTCGAACAGGTAGAGAACGGAGTGGGCAACGGAGTCAAAGGCATGGTGAGGATCTAAGTGTGATGAAAGGATAAATGTGAGATAGTGGTGATAGACTGCTAAGTAGCTCAAGTAGTAGCTGGGACTGCAAAGATCACGTTTGGGGGTATTGCTACCTGCGAGCATTGGTTCTTTTGTATCATGGCCTCCAGGATTACAATCACATGTCTCATGGCAATCATAAGAAAGTGCTACCTTGTCTCAGACTTTGTCTGCTGGATCCTCAAAGCTCCGCtgtcatgccaagccaatcaatACCGTTAAAGGAAGCAGTTTTCAGCCAAGGCATTACCCATATTAGGCATCTCAGCCGTATTCAATCTTTGGCTGTCCGTATCTACATTTGATTCTCTCAAGTGGGAACCCCCACAGCCAAAATTAACTGATGACAGTCAGATTGCAGATTGTTTGAGCTAAGATAAATGCGGGGGTAAATTAAGTTTCAGTGCAAGGCTTGGATCATCTTGGAACAATTCCCCGTGCCTTAGAATCTTGTATAAAATatgttcttttcttttgaCGGCTTGATGAACAACAACCGTGGATGTTCACTCAATTGTTGGTTTCAAGAATTCATTTTGTTTTTAATCAATTCTATCATGTGGCGGAATAAGGTTTGTCACCTTATTAAGATCCAATGTTTCCTTTCTAACTTTGTTACTCACCTTTCCACAATTGGAGAAATGCTGCTCACGTCATGCTGGACGCTTGCACGCAAATACTTTATCAGCAGTGCTTGCAGAAAAAAGTGCAATATTGGGTTCAATAGTTCCATTGTTGAAAGGCTTGCGTCAAGACCTAAGGTACTGGTCTTAAGGGTTGTGGCGCACCGCTGGTGCCAACATTTGACAGGCACATTCTAGAACAGCCACTATGGCAGCTCAAATTAAACAGTCTCTTTTGTTGAGTTCTGCAGTCCGGTAGTGAAACACAGCCTATTGAGTACGGAAACGCAAGACAGACACACCCAACCCTGGTAAATGATATCCATGCGCAGACCATTATGAGCAATCACACAACCTTGACGCAACATGTGATCAGCAGTGCGGGGACATGCAATCAATGCTGATCTTGGTTTGACATGAGATTTGCCATGTATTTCATGGCGACAGGTGATACGGTATCATGGTTTAATCAATCAGGATTTCGCATGGCTGACTGCTCTTATGTTTGTACCTGAGGCCGTGGATATGACAATCAGTCTTGGTAAATTCCTTTTGACCAATAACGTTATTTGTGCAGTCGTTCATCTGATTTTGGTTTGACTGATTATAAGTACTCTGAAGCTCACAGAAGACCATCCAACTAACGGGTTTTACCTTGAAACCAACTTCTCTCCTCTTGATCTTTGTACCTTCTGCTTTTCTCAACCATGTCTTCGCGCTATTCATCTCCAAACTATACCGAGGACAAGGCAACCTTTGAAACTGATAAAAGGGAGCAGATCGACAAGAACTTACCCAAAATCAAGCTGGTGACGCTTAGGGAGTGGCTGGCAATTTGGCTTTGCTTGGACCGTGAGTCAACGCCTGAGCTCCGAGATGTTTGGCTTGTGTAGTCATTTCTATGATCCAGAGTCAAGGAGGCTGCGACGCGCTCAAATTACCTTCAACGATTGCCGCCCGCTGAATAACCAAACTGTACATCAACTTGCGGATGTTGACTCAATGATTGGCGTCGTTCCAAGAAACATGCCTTTGATTCCTGTACCCACTCTCAAGACTGTCAAGTATTACATGATGAGAAGCAAATTGTATACTCTTACCTCTGACCTCCATATTGGGCCAGTCAAAGTATTGATGGATGACCGTACTTTAGTAAGCAATCCCCACATACACTCATTATCATTAGCATACCACTCACCATGTTTTGCTTTGATTTAGGAAATGCATATACACAAAGTGCCCAACATTTGattcttggatttgggagATAATGGAATGTTCCGCTTGCACTTCCCGCTTTTGGGATCAACCGGTAACAACATGTACCTGGGTGACTCCCAAATGGCTCAGCTCTACGACTTGGCGTTTCATCCAGCAGCTCTTCAAACCCTCCCGGAGGATTTAGTACGAGAATGGCCTGGCACCTATGAGGACGAGAAGTTCAGAAGTCAAAGCCACAAGTCCAAGCGAAAAGAGTATCAAAACCAGCAAGGCGAGAGTCAAGACATGCGTGGAGGCGTGGCGCAGCAAACTGGTCGAGACATTCATGTCGAGTACATTCAGGATTGGTTGGATTGCGCCAGAGCCATGATCCAGGAGACTGAGAAGCTGCGCTGGGCCAGGTACTTTTTCTTGTCCTACGAGCTCAGAGGAGTGAAGAATCAGGAGTGCAGCGTTCATCCCCCTCCAGAGGTCCCCCCCGTGACTGTGCTTAATGAGCCTACGGGTGATGATGAAGGTATGCATGAATAGCTATCAGAGTCCCATTTGCTCACTAACAAAGCTTACATGGTCTCCAGATGTTGAAATTGAGGTTGATCAAGAAAGCCCAAGGGTGAAAGCTGTCGAAGGTATACTCAGCCATTTCAATACCACTCTATTTGAGCCTGGTATGTGGTTCATCGACATTGCCACCCGGATCACCATCTCGCCAAATCCGGACGATCCATCGGAGTGTACCTTTGCGGATGCGGATATGCACTCCCTTCTATTTCAACACTATACCGGCTTAGCATTTGAAAGCTGTGAAGAGCTTGTTAGCGGTCAAGGAAATCATTACCAGAAGGACAAAGTTGCCCACTTGAACGCCCTTGCTGGCGGTCGCTTGACCATCCCCCGTAGGCTAGCAGGAGACACCGGTATCACTTATGCGCAAATCTACACCACCGACAAAAGCAATACCTACAACATTGCGCTAGCTCAGAACGCACAGCGAACCAGCGCCATCCGAATGCTTGAGTCATGGGATCAAGAGCTCAGCACGCATATCAACGGGTTGATGTCTAGCTTTGAGAACTCAGCTTGCAACCATGGTGTAGCCTTACGTATTGAGACTTGTGTAGAGTATGAGAGCTATCCCACCTGTCATTTGAGAATACCGGATGAGCTGCTCCGGAGGTGTGTCTATGTTTTAGACCGTGATGTGTTCTGGTAAGCACGTATTCTGCTCATCCTTGTGGAAGTAATACTCATCTGTTGGTAGGCACTGGAAACGTTGCCGGCTTGCGTCCATGAAAAGCGTTATGTGCCAATGGATGGACGCTCGGCGTACGTTTACCCTCAACCGGCTTGCCGTGGCTGGGACATTGCTTATCATCATGGAATACATGATGAATGCACTGGTGAACCGTCCAGCCTCTGGGGGGACTTGGGACCAGGTTCATGATGCAGCCTGCGTTAAAGAAATGAGGGGGAACGAATTGGTTCCCACGCGCAAGCTGGGCGCCCTGTTTCTCCCCAAGATTCATTTTGAGAAAAACAAACAGCCGCGTGTTTCTAGGCAGCGAGTCCTCGACCAGGCGACCATTCTCTACTTACTTGGGCCTCAAGGTCAATCGTTGAGCAGTATCATGGCTTTCAACAAGATCGTGGGAGTGAATCTCCAAAAGCGACCGCGCGATGAAGACCCTCGCCCTTGGGAAAGCGGTGCGCAGAATTCAAGCGCGGCTCCAATATCAAACAAGCAGAGACTAGTTACGATCCGGAGTACCCATGACACAGCGAACCCGCTTGCTGGTCCCGATTATGCTCAAGATCAGGATACGTACtcatcagaagaagaagaagatcaGGCAGAGCAAGAGAGCGCTTCACCGTTCAAGAATATGCTTTGGGACATTATCAGCAATTATCCAATCCAGATCATGAACAAGGCTCCTAACCGCTCACAAGCGCGTGAGTCTTGGTGCCGACTTGGCAACGACGAGCTTGCTGGAGTAACGCATGACTTCTTCACCAGCATGGAGAATCTCACAAGAGCGTTTGAATCGTACTACTTGTTTCCTGCTGATCtcagcaagtgggatgcCACCGTGGCTCATCTTTTTCCGCTCATTCAAGGCAGCACCGGGAACCTTGAAAGGCGACAAGGTGTTTCGAATTTGGGAGTGGTGGTTGAGTTTTGCACCATGCAGCTAGCCCTTCCTGAGTCAAGTCGAGCGCAGATGGTTCAAGACGCTAGACGATATGTCTCAGCACACTGGGCTTGGTTACCCATAGGCACGGGCAAGAACCACTTGTGGTCAACCGGGGTCAGCAACGTACCTAAATCTGCGCAACAAGTAGGACCATTGAAAGGAGGGCCTTGGATGATTCGCAACCCTAGGTTAATTCGCGCTGGTGATCACTAATGCAATACCCTCATATTGGTGGTAGTGCGTGGAAGCCTTTTTGTTCTTCATGATAACAGGCCCAGCTGACTCGTAGCCCAGACCTGTAGCTAAAGTGTCATGATTACACTTGATACACCAGCCATTGATTGATATGATGTTTGACTTCATGAACTCAGTCATTGCTTGTTcaaaaaaccctactctgtTTTAAACAATACTATTTATCTTCAAATCAGAATTAAGATTTTGAGTTGTAGACGCTTTACAATATTTAGTTTACGCTTGGGTGGGTTTTGTATAAGTTTAGTAACTCATCAAGTGAGCCAGTACCACAGGGGATGGTGTATGACTTACGCAAAATGACAGGCTAAAACCCTATTGTAATGGGCAATGCTTTATTGTATCAAGCTTTCATGCATTGGGCTCACTACCAGTGGTTATATCAACTCCGTAGACTTCTGCAATTTACGTGTGAGAGATTTGTTGAGTATTTCATTTGCAAGACCCCAGATTCTAAGCAGCAACATGAGGGGTTTCATGATACAATCAGAAAGTGATAGCGTCAGTATATGAGATAATTATGAACGTACCATAAACAGAAAATGTATGTATTCATATGCAACCATTTATGACTCCGGAAGGTTGTCTGCAGCAACACGAAATTGGAAGGACCAGGGTTATAATGGGAGGAGCCCCTAGTATTGCCCGTATGTTTATCAGTAGGACATTTATGTGGCTCATCTCCAACATAGGAAGCAACGTTTTACTCCTTAATAAACAATTAGACATCTGGATAAAGCCATTATTATCTCTTGTAGCTTGCATAAAGCACTTCTTAATAAAACAAAGCCTCAAAACAACAAGTCGGGTACATGCAAAGGCTCTATTGTCTTATACAGCAACTCATAAAGTCTGGCGCAGGACGATGTAGACCTCCAAATATGTGTCAGAATATTCATTCATAGTTTCTATTGACTTATACAGATAACTCTCATCCATTTTTGACTCCAATCATGACCCCCGTAACGCACTCCTGACCATGTCCTGCTCACTTACTCAACAGGTCAAAAGCGCCTATTGGTCACAGCACAGCATCTTCCATCGTTGGCCCCGGCAGGAAGATAAAGATGGCTAACCAACCAACAGTTGACACCccaataccaccaatatgtaTCGGGAAAAGCTCCCTGATGAAAAATTCTGAGGAGGGGAGTGTGTTACATGTCTGAGAAAATTACTCATGACCAGCAATTAGTTTCTGACGGTCCCGCTATCCCAAGTGGCTCTTAGCCTTAGCGCATACTCAGCATTTTTCAGTCCTTGTACTTATTACTTAAGTTAACCAAATTTGTTGCCAGGAGCTTTCTCAAGACTGGATTCACAAAAATAAAGCAAGttgacttggacattgtGGAATGGACTCCAAGGTTTATAATAGGCTGGTTGTTTCAAAACGGGCAACTACTCATTTACTTACTACAATGAGATGTATGTGCTCCCCAATCTATGATATTATATCTGTAGCCTACCACTTGATTGATAAAATTCAGCTACGTGGTTTGCTTTTTTCCACAACAGGATGTTAAATATATGTATTCATATAGGACCGTTTTATATTAAAACAAGTCCTCGAAATtcacaaaaaaaaacagaaTATACAAAAAAAAAGCTCCTCATTGCCTTCCCGTTGTATTGTCCATATCAAACTCACATGTATCTGGAGCTGACTGTGCATCAAGCGAGGAGCCGGCAGGGGGGATAGGTGCTGAAACTGAAGTAACAGTCGTAGGCACAGAGGCGTTCGTAGACGCAGGGGAAGGGGTTGGGGGTGGTGTGCCGGCGGGCACAGAAGCTGAAGACACAGCAATTGAGGGAGGCTCAAGAGCAGGGGGCGCGGGACCGACGGGAGACGCAGGAAGAATGGGAGATGGTGGGGCAGGCGCAGGCGCCGGTccaggagccggagcaggagctggagctggagcaggagctggagcaggagccggagccggagccggagccggagccggagcaggagcaggggcagcagcaggagccggagcaggagtgggagccggagccggagccggagcaggagcaggggcagcagcaggagccggagcaggagtgggagccggagccggagccggagcagggGCAGGGGCAGCAGCAGGAGCCGCGGCTGGAGGAGGGGTTGGGGCTGGGGCGGGAGTCGGAGTTGGAGCCGGAGTTGGAGCCGGAGCCAGAGGGGAAGCCGGATCCTGGGAAGGCGCAGGCGGAGACGTACAAGCCGGCGCGGCAACAAGAGAAGGCACAGGAGCAAGGGGAAGTGCGGGAGCAGGGGTGGGGATAGACCCCAAAGTTTCTGGAGGCGCAGAGACTAGCGAAGGCGCCGGATTGGATGGAGACACAGGAGGAGGAGTAAGCTCAGGCCCCGGAGTAGGTGTATGCGCAAATTGCGCGGGGGCAGGCAATGCTTTACGTGAAGGAGAAGCTTTCAATCCGTTAGTTCATAGTTCTCAACGCTTTGCCAAATTTGACTTACCTGCTTCCGGGTCAGGAGTTTTCTTGGAGGAAGTAGCTTTGCCAGGCGGACTTGACATGGCAACTTTTATTAAAATGTCAGTGCCGAATAATTTAAAATTGTTGCATATGCTAAGATAGAAACAAATAACTTACCGTCTTCGTCTTTGTCTTCCCCTTCAGCATCCACCTCAGCGTCCGGCTCGTCAACCTCCATGGCCACAACTTGGCCCTCCTTCTCCCCCCTCTCCCGTCCTTtatcctcgtcttcctcgtcttcctcgtcttcctcgttCTCTGTGTCTTCcgcttcctcctcgtcctcgtcctctttCTCATCCCCCTCTTCTTgtccttcttcctcctcatcacTGTCCTCCTCATCCTTACTTACCTCCTTCCCTTTCTCCCTTCCCTGCGCCTCCACCTTGGCTCCCTCTGCCTCGTCATCCCGGGGATCAAACCTTGGTAGGCTCTCCGCAAACCGAACCGACAATCTACGCGGTCGCAACTTGCTGCAATCGAAGAttacatcatcatcatcagttTGATCACCTTTTCCAGGGCTGTACTCGACATCCTGGCTGACTGCCCTTTTCTTAGACGGGGAAGGCGTGGCCTGCTTTCCTCCCTTCTTGCGCTTCCGGGATGTTTGCTTATCTTGGTTTATTTTCCGTTTTG
The window above is part of the Rhizoctonia solani chromosome 7, complete sequence genome. Proteins encoded here:
- a CDS encoding proteoglycan 4, which translates into the protein MSTGIPTLIQEVYCGSSLTAETVTLDPEAPRSKKSQNEVIVRAMDGFVFVKHNKLVYPRYQDSTPEWWEDVQAYGYVTALVGQFKFFVWAGFMGEDYSDKHLVFMCIKDIVGMVKESSPHWQSGFEEILWLESKAGYSYALMEPDAIYDEVRWAEVIQSWTNLPPPLSQEDPTLREVDRAGPQPKWWKVRGRKSTWEWFTKSIRDAKAGAKRKINQDKQTSRKRKKGGKQATPSPSKKRAVSQDVEYSPGKGDQTDDDDVIFDCSKLRPRRLSVRFAESLPRFDPRDDEAEGAKVEAQGREKGKEVSKDEEDSDEEEEGQEEGDEKEDEDEEEAEDTENEEDEEDEEDEDKGRERGEKEGQVVAMEVDEPDAEVDAEGEDKDEDVAMSSPPGKATSSKKTPDPEAASPSRKALPAPAQFAHTPTPGPELTPPPVSPSNPAPSLVSAPPETLGSIPTPAPALPLAPVPSLVAAPACTSPPAPSQDPASPLAPAPTPAPTPTPAPAPTPPPAAAPAAAPAPAPAPAPAPTPAPAPAAAPAPAPAPAPAPTPAPAPAAAPAPAPAPAPAPAPAPAPAPAPAPAPAPAPGPAPAPAPPSPILPASPVGPAPPALEPPSIAVSSASVPAGTPPPTPSPASTNASVPTTVTSVSAPIPPAGSSLDAQSAPDTCEFDMDNTTGRQ